A stretch of the Rhizomicrobium sp. genome encodes the following:
- the rpmD gene encoding 50S ribosomal protein L30: MAEKKKTVTVRQVRSAARRPAIQAATLRGLGLKKMHATRTLEDTPSVRGMIKSIQHLVEVVEEKK, translated from the coding sequence ATGGCCGAGAAGAAAAAGACCGTTACCGTCCGCCAGGTGCGCAGCGCAGCGCGCCGGCCGGCCATCCAGGCCGCGACCCTGCGCGGGCTCGGCCTGAAGAAGATGCACGCCACGCGCACGCTGGAGGACACCCCTTCGGTGCGCGGCATGATCAAGTCGATCCAGCATCTGGTCGAGGTCGTGGAAGAGAAGAAATAA